From a single Brassica rapa cultivar Chiifu-401-42 chromosome A01, CAAS_Brap_v3.01, whole genome shotgun sequence genomic region:
- the LOC103873807 gene encoding AAA-ATPase ASD, mitochondrial: MAIMGEVWTNIGSAVASLVFIYTIFERFFPYHLRENLEPLVQRFINLFYPYIQIKFFEYSGERFERNDDYATIQNYLSKDSSSRAKKLRANTSKGSKSIVLSMDDHEEITDEFKGVKVWWQSKKHQTDSRSISYFPKTEESRFYILKFHVRDRQVITNRYLDHIRKEGKKMEVKNRERKLYSNNPSQNWSGYNQTKWSHVTFEHPATFDTLAMESEKKEEIKNDLTKFSNSQDCYKRIGKAWKRGYLLHGPPGTGKSTMVAAMANFLDYDVYDLELTTVKDNTELRRLLIETSGKSIIVIEDIDCSLDLTGQRKQKKEEEEDDEDEISPIEKQMKKEKSEGTGSKVTLSGLLNFIDGLWSACGGERIIVFTTNFIDKLDPALIRKGRMDKHIEMSYCGFEAFKVLARNYLYAEEEGELFQEIQRLLEVEKIKMTPADVGENLLMKTEHEAKETCLNRLIVALKEEKEEAKKRVEEEEKKKEKEKDIKRKRRDDDQREKKEDI; the protein is encoded by the coding sequence ATGGCAATAATGGGTGAAGTATGGACTAACATAGGGTCTGCTGTCGCAAGCCTCGTGTTCATATACACGATCTTCGAAAGATTCTTCCCTTATCATCTCCGTGAAAATCTCGAGCCCTTAGTGCAAAGGTTCATCAATCTTTTCTACCCGTACATACAGATAAAGTTCTTTGAATACAGCGGCGAACGGTTCGAGCGAAACGATGATTATGCAACGATCCAGAACTATCTCAGTAAAGACTCTTCTTCTCGAGCAAAGAAACTAAGGGCCAACACAAGCAAAGGAAGTAAATCTATTGTCCTTAGCATGGACGACCATGAAGAGATCACTGATGAGTTTAAAGGAGTCAAGGTTTGGTGGCAATCAAAGAAGCACCAAACCGATAGCCGGTCTATTTCCTATTTCCCTAAAACCGAGGAATCGAGATTCTACATCCTCAAGTTCCATGTACGTGACAGGCAAGTAATTACAAACAGGTATCTTGATCATATTAGAAAAGAAGGAAAGAAGATGGAGGTAAAGAACAGAGAGAGGAAGCTTTATTCGAACAATCCAAGCCAGAACTGGTCTGGCTATAATCAGACGAAATGGAGCCATGTCACTTTCGAGCATCCCGCGACATTTGATACTCTTGCTATGGAGagtgagaagaaagaagagatcaAGAACGATCTTACCAAGTTTAGTAATAGCCAAGATTGCTACAAGAGAATTGGGAAAGCTTGGAAGAGAGGATATCTCTTGCACGGTCCACCAGGAACTGGAAAATCAACTATGGTAGCTGCAATGGCCAATTTCTTGGATTATGATGTCTATGATCTTGAATTGACAACGGTTAAGGATAACACAGAGCTAAGGAGGCTATTGATTGAGACTTCAGGGAAGTCGATAATTGTTATCGAAGATATTGATTGTTCTCTTGATCTAACTGGTCAGAGAAAGcagaagaaggaggaggaggaagacgacGAAGATGAGATTAGCCCAATTGAGAAGCaaatgaagaaagaaaaaagtgaGGGTACAGGAAGCAAAGTGACATTATCAGGGTTATTGAATTTCATAGATGGGTTATGGTCAGCTTGTGGTGGTGAGAGGATCATTGTGTTCACTACTAATTTCATAGATAAATTAGATCCGGCTTTGATTCGTAAAGGAAGAATGGATAAGCATATAGAAATGTCGTATTGTGGCTTTGAAGCGTTTAAAGTGTTGGCAAGGAATTATTTGTATGCTGAGGAAGAAGGTGAGTTGTTTCAAGAGATTCAGAGGTTGCTTGAGGTAGAAAAAATCAAGATGACTCCAGCCGATGTGGGAGAGAATCTGTTGATGAAAACAGAACATGAAGCTAAAGAGACTTGTCTGAATCGATTGATCGTAGCGTTGaaggaggagaaagaagaagcaaagaagAGGGTTgaggaagaggagaagaagaaagaaaaagagaaggatattaagaggaagaggagagatGATGATCAGAgggaaaagaaagaagatataTGA